One Acinetobacter pullicarnis genomic region harbors:
- a CDS encoding lysophospholipid acyltransferase family protein → MTQIAKEPEKKRSPLSKLFLYSKKFATGSRVLSEGFYLVYRHQLYKDPNNPVNTRYVQYFCRRLCDVFNVDVQLHGEIPRQPALWVSNHISWLDVAVLGSGARVFFLAKAEIEKWPLLGNIAKGGGTLFIQRGSGDSVRIRNQITDFLKQNIPVLFFPEATTTDGTHVKKVHGRILGAAIEAKKPIQICLICYVNQAGELDTIAPYIGEDTFATHVLSVLQMPKVTAHLKTLPAVDVEGHTVESLTAKVQLLMRQGLAELQQKVLQTEIQPQAETASKRA, encoded by the coding sequence ATGACTCAAATAGCCAAAGAACCTGAAAAAAAAAGAAGCCCACTCTCTAAGTTGTTTTTATACAGTAAGAAATTTGCCACAGGTAGCCGAGTGCTTTCTGAGGGCTTCTATTTGGTCTATCGTCATCAGCTTTATAAAGATCCGAATAATCCAGTGAATACCCGTTATGTGCAGTATTTCTGTCGCCGTTTATGCGATGTATTCAATGTTGATGTTCAATTACATGGTGAGATCCCAAGACAGCCTGCCTTATGGGTCAGTAATCATATTTCATGGCTCGACGTGGCAGTGCTTGGTTCAGGGGCACGGGTATTTTTCTTGGCCAAAGCCGAAATTGAAAAATGGCCATTGTTGGGCAATATCGCCAAAGGTGGGGGAACGTTATTTATTCAACGTGGCTCAGGCGATTCTGTGAGAATACGCAATCAAATCACTGACTTTCTCAAACAAAATATTCCTGTTTTATTTTTCCCAGAAGCCACCACCACAGACGGCACACATGTGAAAAAAGTGCATGGGCGGATCTTGGGTGCTGCAATTGAAGCCAAAAAACCGATTCAGATTTGTTTGATTTGTTATGTAAATCAAGCCGGTGAACTTGATACCATTGCGCCGTATATTGGCGAGGATACATTTGCGACGCATGTCCTTTCGGTATTGCAAATGCCAAAAGTGACAGCACATTTAAAAACCCTTCCAGCTGTTGATGTAGAAGGACATACGGTTGAAAGCTTAACGGCAAAAGTGCAGTTGTTAATGCGACAGGGTTTGGCCGAGTTACAGCAAAAAGTCTTGCAAACAGAGATTCAGCCGCAAGCAGAAACCGCTTCTAAGCGGGCTTAA
- the hflX gene encoding ribosome rescue GTPase HflX — translation MEYFDRHQGGERAILVSVNVQLLEDLDAEELRLLAQSAGAEILEHVTAQRNRPDPKLFIGSGKAEELAELVKTLEAELVIFDHALSPAQERNIERIVQCRVIDRTGLILDIFAQRARTHEGKLQVELAQLGHLSTRLVRGWTHLERQKGGIGLRGPGESQLETDRRLLRIRMEQLKDKLEKVKQTRIQGRAARQKAAIPTVSLVGYTNAGKSTLFNMLADSEVYAADQLFATLDPTLRRLDWDGIGALVLADTVGFVRNLPHALVESFKATLEETLEATLLLHVIDSSSPDLMEQIDAVEAVLKEIGADVPILKVYNKIDQSGEEAKIIYAAPHQPDRVYVSAHSGQGLALLRQAVQESLMGHIQQFELVLQPAYGKLRTQLYQLNVIQSEHYGEQGELHLSIRIAPHKLEQLIRQAHLPMDEILGDAAKKFQRPLEAFEIKDEIS, via the coding sequence GTGGAATACTTTGATCGACACCAAGGTGGTGAACGTGCCATTTTGGTCAGCGTAAATGTACAACTTTTAGAAGACTTAGACGCTGAAGAGCTTCGATTACTGGCCCAATCTGCAGGGGCTGAAATTTTAGAGCATGTCACAGCACAGCGTAACAGACCCGACCCGAAACTCTTCATTGGTTCTGGTAAAGCAGAAGAATTAGCCGAACTCGTCAAAACCCTTGAAGCTGAACTGGTTATTTTTGACCACGCCCTTTCACCGGCACAAGAACGAAATATTGAAAGAATCGTGCAATGCCGTGTCATCGACCGGACAGGCCTGATTCTGGATATTTTTGCGCAGCGCGCACGTACCCACGAAGGTAAATTACAAGTTGAACTTGCACAGCTGGGTCATTTATCAACACGCCTAGTGCGAGGTTGGACACATCTAGAACGTCAAAAAGGTGGTATTGGCTTACGTGGTCCTGGTGAATCACAGCTTGAAACGGATCGACGCTTATTGCGGATCCGCATGGAACAACTCAAAGACAAATTAGAGAAAGTAAAACAAACCCGTATCCAAGGTCGTGCTGCACGACAAAAAGCGGCGATACCCACCGTATCTTTGGTCGGCTATACCAATGCCGGAAAATCAACATTATTTAATATGCTGGCCGATTCTGAGGTTTATGCAGCCGATCAACTGTTTGCAACCCTCGATCCAACCCTTAGACGCTTAGACTGGGATGGCATTGGTGCTTTGGTACTGGCCGATACGGTGGGCTTTGTGCGTAATTTACCGCATGCCTTGGTTGAATCATTTAAGGCAACCTTAGAAGAAACCCTTGAAGCGACATTATTGCTGCATGTGATTGATAGTAGTAGTCCCGATTTGATGGAACAAATTGATGCCGTTGAAGCCGTGCTCAAAGAAATTGGTGCGGACGTCCCGATTTTAAAGGTCTATAACAAAATCGATCAAAGTGGTGAGGAAGCCAAGATTATTTATGCCGCACCCCATCAACCTGACCGCGTTTATGTTTCTGCCCACTCAGGTCAAGGCTTAGCGCTCTTGCGTCAAGCAGTGCAAGAGAGTTTAATGGGGCATATTCAACAGTTTGAGCTGGTGTTACAGCCTGCCTATGGTAAGTTACGTACGCAACTCTATCAGCTGAATGTGATCCAATCTGAGCACTACGGTGAGCAAGGCGAACTTCACTTAAGCATTCGCATTGCACCGCATAAACTTGAGCAACTGATTCGCCAAGCACATTTACCCATGGATGAAATCTTAGGCGATGCTGCGAAAAAATTTCAACGTCCTTTAGAGGCATTTGAAATTAAAGATGAAATTAGTTAA
- a CDS encoding LrgB family protein gives MFSVLTGFLLTLVAYILAKSVNRKFPQIPLIVISMCFVIALLALLDIPYEKYAKQVNGLFSNLLGYVTVALAIPLAAMRYDDLPLKSMIGILIFASISAVALPMGLAYLLHMSEPTVMAFATRAVTTPIAINIATLLNAPVSLAILIVILSGVIGAALSPLVLRNIHDERASGLALGLAAHAIGTAQAWQRGEVAGRYAAFGMAVNAVFTAVWLPAFILFLK, from the coding sequence ATGTTCAGTGTTTTAACGGGCTTTTTGCTGACCTTGGTGGCCTATATATTGGCGAAATCTGTCAATAGAAAATTTCCACAAATTCCATTGATCGTCATTAGTATGTGCTTCGTGATTGCTTTACTGGCTTTGCTCGATATTCCATATGAAAAATATGCAAAACAAGTCAATGGACTATTTAGCAATCTATTGGGCTATGTCACTGTTGCGCTCGCGATTCCTTTGGCCGCCATGCGTTATGATGATTTACCCTTAAAGTCGATGATTGGAATTTTGATCTTTGCCAGTATCAGTGCGGTTGCCCTTCCGATGGGACTCGCCTATCTGTTACACATGTCTGAACCAACCGTGATGGCATTTGCAACACGTGCAGTCACCACTCCAATTGCGATTAATATTGCGACCTTACTCAATGCACCAGTCAGTCTGGCAATTTTAATTGTGATTTTATCTGGGGTGATTGGCGCAGCACTCTCACCGCTGGTGTTAAGAAACATTCATGATGAACGTGCTTCTGGATTAGCACTCGGTCTCGCGGCACATGCGATTGGTACAGCACAAGCTTGGCAACGCGGTGAAGTTGCCGGTCGTTATGCGGCCTTTGGAATGGCGGTCAATGCGGTGTTTACTGCCGTTTGGCTCCCTGCTTTTATTTTATTTTTAAAGTAA
- a CDS encoding symmetrical bis(5'-nucleosyl)-tetraphosphatase — protein MAGYNYVIGDVQGCFEALKALLKEISFDSNQDFLWFAGDLVARGENSLGALRFIKKMVDQGCAATVLGNHDLNLLACARGIKTAKAKDQTQDIIDAIDSDVLIDWLRRQPLCLMPNAQTILTHAGIPSIWNAAQTLALAKEVEAALADDDFEVMDAFLKTMYGAEPALWSEDLTGNIRLRVITNYLTRMRLSDADGGLEFSFKDALDEPMPEGFKPWFEYESQASQTHQIVFGHWAALAGRRVSAQIQNVDGGCVWGEQLLAYRLEDQQCFAVDNPMFG, from the coding sequence ATGGCTGGTTATAACTATGTGATTGGTGATGTACAAGGCTGTTTTGAAGCGTTAAAAGCGCTGCTCAAAGAAATTTCCTTTGATTCCAATCAAGATTTTCTTTGGTTTGCAGGCGATTTGGTTGCACGTGGCGAAAACTCATTGGGTGCCTTGCGCTTTATCAAGAAAATGGTTGATCAAGGTTGTGCTGCAACCGTACTGGGCAATCATGACTTGAACCTGTTGGCATGCGCACGCGGTATCAAAACTGCAAAAGCCAAAGATCAAACCCAAGACATCATTGATGCGATTGATAGTGATGTGCTGATTGATTGGTTACGTCGCCAACCGCTGTGTTTAATGCCAAATGCGCAGACCATTTTAACCCATGCGGGTATTCCCTCAATTTGGAATGCAGCACAGACGCTAGCATTGGCCAAAGAAGTCGAAGCAGCTTTGGCGGATGATGACTTTGAGGTAATGGATGCGTTTCTAAAGACCATGTATGGTGCAGAGCCTGCGCTTTGGTCTGAGGACTTAACTGGCAATATTCGTTTACGAGTGATCACCAACTATTTGACTCGTATGCGTTTAAGCGATGCAGATGGCGGTTTAGAGTTTAGTTTTAAAGATGCTTTAGATGAGCCAATGCCAGAAGGCTTTAAACCGTGGTTTGAATATGAATCACAGGCCAGTCAAACCCATCAAATTGTATTCGGTCATTGGGCGGCCTTGGCTGGACGTCGCGTTTCAGCGCAGATTCAAAATGTCGATGGTGGCTGTGTCTGGGGTGAGCAACTGCTTGCTTATCGCTTAGAAGATCAACAGTGTTTTGCTGTTGATAATCCTATGTTTGGCTAA
- the rsmA gene encoding 16S rRNA (adenine(1518)-N(6)/adenine(1519)-N(6))-dimethyltransferase RsmA, protein MYQINALNPKDEGHQARKRFGQNFLHDQGVIAKIVRAVNPRDGENIVEIGPGLAALTSPLIGECDALTVIELDRDLAAGLPRRVPHPERLTIIEADALKYDFNALFKEDKPLRVVGNLPYNISTPLLFHLLTFGGQIKDMHFMLQKEVVDRITAVPKTKEYGRLSVMIQYYCKPTFLFEVAPGSFNPPPKVTSAIFRLEPYQDKPIVAKNEKALARLVGHVFTQRRKTLRNSLKNMLSEGAFERAGIDPMARPETLDLAQFVALSDQMVD, encoded by the coding sequence ATGTATCAAATTAATGCCCTAAACCCCAAAGATGAAGGGCATCAAGCTCGTAAACGTTTTGGCCAAAATTTCTTGCATGATCAAGGGGTCATCGCCAAGATTGTGCGTGCTGTTAATCCACGTGATGGCGAAAATATTGTTGAGATTGGACCAGGACTTGCTGCACTGACTTCGCCATTAATTGGTGAATGTGATGCTTTAACCGTAATTGAGCTTGACCGTGATTTGGCAGCGGGTTTGCCGCGTCGGGTACCGCATCCTGAACGCTTGACCATCATTGAAGCGGATGCACTGAAATATGACTTTAATGCATTGTTTAAAGAAGACAAACCACTTCGAGTCGTGGGTAACCTGCCTTATAATATTTCGACCCCATTATTGTTTCATCTTTTGACCTTTGGTGGTCAAATCAAAGACATGCATTTTATGCTGCAAAAAGAAGTGGTTGATCGTATTACGGCTGTGCCTAAAACCAAAGAATATGGTCGCTTGTCGGTGATGATTCAGTATTACTGTAAACCGACGTTTTTATTTGAAGTGGCACCGGGATCGTTTAATCCACCACCGAAAGTCACCAGTGCAATTTTCCGTTTAGAGCCTTATCAAGACAAGCCAATTGTCGCTAAAAATGAAAAGGCTTTGGCGCGTTTAGTCGGACATGTGTTTACTCAGCGTCGTAAGACTTTGCGCAACAGTTTGAAAAATATGCTGAGTGAAGGTGCGTTTGAACGTGCAGGCATTGATCCAATGGCACGTCCTGAAACGTTGGATTTGGCACAGTTTGTTGCATTGTCCGATCAAATGGTGGACTAA
- the pdxA gene encoding 4-hydroxythreonine-4-phosphate dehydrogenase PdxA, with protein MLPLYVTSGEPAGIGPDICLSLADRVDERPIVVLADQALLKKRAEQLGVNVELIEYTGQKVSTAVGQLYVEHVALAEEVVLGQLNAANASYVLEQLRCAADYAMRDLSVGVATAPVQKSIINDAGIAFSGHTEYFQEFAGVARVVMMLATKTLRVALATTHLPLREVADAITTERLHQVIDILLHDLQSKFKISQPRVLVCGLNPHAGEDGYLGREEIDVINPVLESYRKQGVDMSLSLPADTLFTPEHLKDADAVLAMYHDQGLPVLKSQGFGEAINITLGLPFIRTSVDHGTALSLAGTGLAKHSSLQVAVDLALDLARQ; from the coding sequence ATGCTTCCTTTATATGTCACCAGTGGCGAACCAGCCGGTATCGGTCCTGATATTTGCTTGAGTTTGGCTGATCGTGTCGATGAACGACCGATTGTGGTTTTGGCCGATCAAGCACTGTTAAAAAAACGTGCTGAACAGCTTGGCGTTAACGTCGAACTGATTGAATATACTGGGCAAAAAGTATCAACAGCGGTTGGGCAATTGTATGTTGAGCATGTGGCATTGGCTGAAGAAGTCGTCCTTGGTCAACTCAATGCAGCCAATGCCAGTTATGTCTTAGAACAATTACGTTGTGCTGCTGACTATGCCATGCGCGATTTAAGCGTTGGTGTGGCAACTGCGCCCGTGCAAAAATCGATTATAAATGATGCCGGTATCGCATTTAGTGGGCACACCGAATATTTTCAAGAATTCGCTGGTGTTGCGCGCGTGGTGATGATGTTGGCCACCAAAACATTGCGTGTTGCATTGGCAACCACGCATTTACCTTTGCGCGAGGTTGCCGATGCGATTACGACCGAACGTTTGCATCAAGTCATTGATATCTTGCTACATGATCTACAAAGCAAATTTAAAATTTCGCAGCCACGCGTGTTGGTCTGTGGTTTAAATCCGCATGCTGGCGAAGATGGTTATTTGGGCCGTGAAGAAATTGATGTGATTAATCCAGTGCTTGAAAGTTACCGCAAGCAAGGGGTCGACATGAGCTTAAGCCTCCCTGCCGATACTTTATTTACACCTGAGCATTTAAAAGATGCAGATGCCGTTTTAGCGATGTATCACGATCAAGGCTTACCTGTGTTAAAATCGCAGGGCTTTGGCGAAGCCATCAATATTACTTTAGGCTTACCTTTTATCCGCACGTCGGTTGATCATGGCACAGCACTTTCACTGGCAGGCACTGGACTGGCAAAGCATTCAAGCTTGCAGGTTGCTGTCGATTTGGCGCTGGATTTAGCCCGTCAGTAA
- the rplM gene encoding 50S ribosomal protein L13 produces MKTLSAKPAEVQHDWFVVDASGKTLGRLATEIARRLRGKHKTSYTPHVDTGDYIVVINAEQVQVTGKKAHDKKYYRHTGFPGGIRETNFEKLVAHKPEEIFQRAVKGMLPKGPLGYAMIKKMKVYAGTEHPHTAQQPQVLDI; encoded by the coding sequence ATGAAAACTCTCAGCGCTAAGCCAGCTGAAGTTCAACACGACTGGTTCGTTGTTGATGCTTCTGGCAAAACTTTAGGTCGCCTTGCGACTGAAATCGCTCGTCGTTTACGCGGCAAACACAAGACATCTTATACTCCTCACGTTGACACTGGTGATTACATCGTTGTTATCAATGCTGAGCAAGTTCAAGTGACTGGTAAAAAAGCACACGACAAAAAGTACTATCGCCACACAGGTTTTCCTGGCGGTATCCGTGAAACTAACTTCGAAAAGTTAGTTGCTCATAAGCCAGAAGAAATTTTCCAACGTGCTGTTAAAGGTATGTTGCCAAAAGGTCCACTTGGTTATGCAATGATCAAAAAAATGAAAGTGTACGCTGGTACTGAGCATCCGCACACAGCTCAACAGCCACAAGTTTTGGACATCTAA
- the rpsI gene encoding 30S ribosomal protein S9, which yields MATNYGTGRRKTATARVFLSAGTGKLVINNRSLEQYFGRETAQMVVRQPLELLESTTKYDLYITVKGGGIGGQAGAIRHGITRALIASDETLKSALRQAGFVTRDAREVERKKLGLRKARKRPQFSKR from the coding sequence ATGGCTACTAATTATGGTACAGGTCGCCGTAAGACCGCAACTGCACGTGTTTTCCTATCTGCTGGTACTGGAAAACTTGTTATTAACAACCGTTCACTAGAGCAATATTTTGGTCGTGAAACTGCACAAATGGTTGTTCGTCAACCGTTAGAGCTTTTAGAATCTACGACTAAATATGACTTATACATCACTGTTAAAGGTGGTGGTATTGGTGGTCAAGCAGGCGCAATTCGTCACGGTATTACTCGTGCACTAATCGCATCTGATGAGACACTTAAGTCTGCACTACGTCAAGCTGGTTTCGTTACTCGTGATGCTCGTGAAGTTGAACGTAAGAAACTTGGTTTACGTAAAGCACGTAAACGTCCACAGTTCTCTAAACGTTAA
- a CDS encoding glutathione S-transferase N-terminal domain-containing protein, giving the protein MSVEPAPLQGITLYSHADDFRSHWLRFMLAEKQIKYNLILVDDEDEDLASLNPYNQLPMLVENDLKLFNCAIISEYIDDRYRQNKLYADAPAARAEQRQYIWRFEQDWFHLADIMLRHPDSLDAQAKIKAQQQLRDTLVSLTPLFQHYPYFMSENFTILDCMLAPIFIRLKQMGIQLPVQQCRPIFLYCKRVFSRPTFLKSLTSQEKNRYREFLVNQ; this is encoded by the coding sequence ATGTCTGTCGAACCCGCACCACTCCAAGGTATTACCCTTTATAGTCATGCAGATGATTTTCGCTCACATTGGCTACGCTTCATGCTTGCTGAGAAACAGATTAAATATAATCTTATTTTAGTCGATGACGAGGATGAAGATTTAGCCAGCTTAAATCCGTATAATCAACTGCCTATGTTAGTTGAAAATGATTTAAAATTATTTAATTGCGCTATTATTTCTGAATATATTGATGATCGTTATCGTCAAAATAAACTGTATGCTGATGCACCAGCAGCGCGAGCAGAACAACGCCAATACATCTGGCGCTTTGAACAAGATTGGTTTCATCTTGCTGATATTATGCTGCGCCATCCAGACAGTCTAGACGCGCAAGCCAAAATAAAAGCTCAGCAACAATTACGTGATACGTTGGTGTCTTTAACACCTTTATTTCAGCATTATCCTTATTTTATGTCTGAGAACTTTACAATTTTAGATTGCATGTTAGCCCCAATTTTCATACGTTTAAAGCAGATGGGGATTCAGTTACCAGTGCAGCAATGCCGCCCGATTTTCTTATATTGCAAACGTGTATTTAGTCGGCCAACCTTTTTAAAATCACTGACTTCTCAAGAAAAAAATCGATATCGTGAATTTTTAGTAAATCAATAG
- a CDS encoding ClpXP protease specificity-enhancing factor gives MSEPELNLNPTRPYLARAIYEWICDHNLTPYLLVDATRPYTDVPTQFIQDGQIVLNAAPHAVHRFTMGNDAISFSARFGGVSRDIYIPVAALLGIYARENGQGLFFDPEEYTNQQDPQAPLATDTTETSEQETVKKKPTLRILD, from the coding sequence ATGTCTGAACCTGAATTAAATTTGAATCCTACTCGTCCTTATCTTGCACGTGCAATTTATGAGTGGATTTGCGACCACAATCTCACCCCCTACTTATTGGTCGATGCAACACGCCCGTATACCGATGTGCCAACACAATTTATTCAAGATGGTCAGATTGTTCTCAATGCCGCACCACATGCCGTGCATCGCTTTACCATGGGCAATGATGCGATTAGTTTTTCGGCTCGATTCGGTGGGGTTTCGAGAGATATTTATATTCCAGTGGCTGCGCTGCTGGGTATCTATGCACGTGAAAATGGTCAAGGTTTATTCTTTGATCCAGAGGAATATACCAACCAACAAGACCCTCAAGCGCCTTTAGCAACAGATACAACCGAAACTTCAGAACAAGAAACAGTAAAGAAAAAACCGACGTTAAGAATTTTAGATTAA
- a CDS encoding GMC family oxidoreductase, whose protein sequence is MHDADYIIIGGGSAGCVLASRLTESAHISVLLLEAGGNGDHWVINTPAAVVLMVPNKLNNWAFKTTPQTGLNGRQGYQPRGKTLGGSSAINAMIYTRGHQQDYNDWAALGNTGWSYQDVLPYFIKSERNHHINNEWHGQEGPLHVSNLQSDNPFQQYFIDAAKQVGYPINPDFNAAEQEGVGIYQTTQVNGERCSAFRAYLKPHLTRPNLKIESKAHVQRIIFEGKKAIGVEYKKGNQVYRVNATREILLSAGALQSPQILMLSGVGDASDLEKHNIPVVHHLAGVGKNLQDHPDFIFGYKSKHTALLGISPSATLKLIKDIAQYRKNRHGLLSSNFAEGGAFLKTDPQLATPNIQLHFVIALVDNHARSLHTGYGFSCHVCLLRPKSIGSVTLRNNNPDSPPVIDPNFLNHPDDIEELVEGYKMTERLMQAPALSQFISRDMFTPEVRTDDDIRQALRQRVDTVYHPIGTCKMGIDSMAVVDPELKVHGLQGIRVIDASIMPNLIAGNTNAPTIMIAEKAADMIKATW, encoded by the coding sequence ATGCATGATGCTGACTATATTATTATTGGGGGTGGATCTGCAGGTTGTGTACTGGCAAGTCGACTGACCGAATCCGCCCACATTTCTGTATTACTGCTCGAAGCTGGTGGAAATGGCGATCATTGGGTCATTAACACTCCAGCAGCAGTGGTTTTAATGGTCCCCAATAAACTAAATAACTGGGCCTTTAAAACCACTCCACAAACCGGATTAAATGGACGTCAGGGTTATCAGCCGCGCGGCAAAACCCTTGGTGGGAGTTCTGCCATTAATGCCATGATCTACACCCGTGGTCATCAACAGGATTATAATGATTGGGCTGCGCTTGGAAATACAGGCTGGTCATATCAAGATGTGCTGCCCTATTTTATTAAGTCAGAACGTAACCATCATATTAACAATGAATGGCATGGTCAGGAGGGTCCATTGCATGTGAGTAATTTACAAAGTGACAATCCATTTCAGCAATATTTTATTGATGCAGCAAAACAAGTTGGCTATCCAATTAACCCAGATTTCAATGCTGCAGAACAAGAGGGTGTGGGCATCTATCAGACCACTCAAGTCAATGGCGAACGCTGCAGCGCATTCCGTGCTTATTTAAAGCCACATTTAACCCGGCCCAATTTAAAAATTGAAAGTAAAGCCCATGTACAGCGGATTATTTTCGAGGGAAAAAAAGCCATTGGGGTCGAATATAAAAAAGGCAATCAAGTGTATCGCGTAAATGCCACGCGGGAAATCCTCCTCAGTGCAGGTGCATTACAATCCCCTCAGATTTTAATGCTATCAGGTGTTGGCGATGCGAGTGACTTAGAAAAACATAATATTCCTGTCGTACATCACTTGGCTGGGGTCGGAAAAAATCTACAAGATCATCCCGATTTTATCTTTGGCTATAAATCTAAACATACTGCCCTACTTGGCATTTCTCCAAGTGCAACGCTTAAGTTGATTAAAGATATTGCCCAATACCGTAAAAATCGGCATGGCCTGCTTAGCTCAAATTTTGCTGAGGGTGGCGCATTTCTAAAAACAGATCCTCAACTTGCAACACCGAACATCCAATTGCACTTCGTAATTGCACTGGTTGATAATCATGCCCGCAGTTTGCATACGGGTTATGGCTTCTCCTGTCATGTCTGCTTATTACGGCCTAAAAGTATCGGTTCCGTGACATTGCGCAACAATAATCCAGATAGTCCCCCTGTAATCGACCCTAATTTTTTAAATCATCCTGATGATATTGAAGAATTAGTCGAAGGCTATAAAATGACAGAACGCCTCATGCAAGCCCCTGCTTTATCTCAGTTCATCAGCAGAGATATGTTTACACCAGAGGTTCGTACTGATGATGATATCCGCCAAGCACTCAGACAGCGTGTCGATACGGTTTACCATCCCATTGGCACCTGTAAAATGGGAATTGATTCAATGGCTGTGGTTGATCCAGAACTTAAAGTACATGGACTTCAAGGTATTCGCGTGATTGATGCCTCGATTATGCCAAACTTAATTGCTGGTAATACCAATGCCCCAACCATTATGATTGCTGAGAAAGCAGCAGATATGATCAAAGCAACATGGTAA
- a CDS encoding aldehyde dehydrogenase family protein, which yields MNPLDTDPNDVINQINQLFQAQASTALQLRQSTAKQRIEKIKRIKSAILAHKAEIIQAGFDDFSKPATEVELTEILPIIAEANEAIRHLKGWMKKQRVWPSRMMLGTRGYIQFEPKGRSLIISPWNYPFNLTFGPLISAIAAGNTAMIKPSEMTPCAAALMAKIIEQCFHEDEVALFQGQADISQALLALPFDHIFFTGSPNIGKVVMAAAAKHLSSVTLELGGKSPTIIDESADLTLAAQTTLWAKFTNNGQTCIAPDHIYVHQNVKAAFLEECKKILVRTYGTEENQIKSPDLARICNARHLDRLEFLLDDAIQRGATVVTGGQIKPELRYIAPTLLDNLPDDAAIMQEEIFGPLLPIISFNSINEVIQRINAAPKPLALYIWGRNSTNIDKVMQQTSSGGACINHSVVQFLHGNLPFGGVNNSGLGNSHGYYGFLAFSHSRAVVRNSIMLAKMFFPPYRSFTRKLINFFMKMV from the coding sequence ATGAATCCACTTGATACCGACCCGAATGATGTCATCAATCAAATCAACCAGCTGTTTCAGGCGCAGGCCAGTACAGCACTGCAGTTACGTCAATCGACTGCTAAACAACGCATTGAAAAAATTAAACGTATAAAATCAGCTATCTTGGCGCATAAAGCAGAAATTATTCAGGCTGGATTTGATGATTTTTCTAAACCTGCAACTGAAGTCGAACTGACTGAAATTCTGCCAATTATTGCTGAAGCCAACGAGGCGATTCGTCACTTAAAAGGTTGGATGAAAAAACAACGGGTATGGCCATCACGCATGATGCTAGGCACACGTGGCTATATTCAGTTTGAACCCAAAGGTCGTAGCCTGATTATTTCTCCTTGGAATTATCCATTTAACCTCACTTTTGGCCCATTGATCTCTGCAATTGCCGCGGGGAACACTGCGATGATCAAGCCTTCAGAAATGACCCCCTGTGCCGCTGCGTTAATGGCAAAAATTATTGAGCAATGCTTTCATGAAGATGAGGTTGCTCTGTTCCAAGGTCAAGCTGATATCTCACAAGCCTTGCTGGCACTGCCCTTTGACCATATTTTCTTTACAGGTTCTCCCAATATTGGCAAAGTGGTGATGGCTGCGGCAGCCAAACACTTAAGCAGTGTGACCTTAGAACTTGGTGGCAAATCACCGACCATTATTGATGAAAGCGCAGACCTGACTTTAGCAGCACAAACCACGTTATGGGCCAAGTTCACCAACAATGGTCAAACCTGTATTGCACCAGATCATATTTATGTACATCAAAATGTGAAGGCAGCATTTCTAGAAGAGTGTAAAAAGATTTTAGTTCGGACTTATGGTACTGAAGAAAATCAAATAAAGAGTCCTGATCTAGCCCGTATTTGTAATGCTCGGCATTTAGATCGATTAGAGTTTTTGCTGGATGATGCGATTCAGCGTGGTGCAACAGTTGTTACAGGTGGCCAGATTAAACCTGAGCTGCGTTATATTGCACCGACCTTATTGGATAATCTCCCAGATGATGCCGCGATTATGCAGGAAGAAATTTTCGGACCTTTATTACCGATTATTAGTTTTAACTCAATCAATGAAGTGATTCAGCGGATTAATGCTGCGCCCAAACCTTTGGCACTGTATATCTGGGGACGTAATTCCACCAATATCGATAAAGTCATGCAACAGACCAGTTCTGGTGGTGCTTGTATTAATCACTCTGTGGTGCAATTTTTACACGGCAACCTGCCCTTTGGCGGGGTAAACAATTCGGGTCTTGGTAATTCACACGGTTATTATGGCTTTCTGGCTTTTTCTCACTCTAGAGCCGTGGTACGTAATAGCATCATGCTGGCGAAAATGTTTTTTCCACCGTATCGCAGCTTTACCCGTAAGCTAATTAACTTTTTTATGAAGATGGTTTAG